One Curtobacterium sp. MCLR17_032 genomic window carries:
- a CDS encoding substrate-binding domain-containing protein → MRRTAVAVLTAALAAATVVLAGCTGTTTAAPTPVRSTDLTSSDGGFADNAVIGVVLTEDAGTPSDSGDGRSLATRFREELTEAGFRPDIRVATGDQPARQRAAVRDLVRTGAKALLVRAADASALRTELRTAHDAGVVVVALDGALPSSGGGNDGLSSDYRVDGGDSDAALVSRAVDTVSSLQRGEEPTKQ, encoded by the coding sequence GTGCGCCGCACCGCAGTCGCCGTCCTGACCGCCGCCCTCGCGGCGGCGACGGTCGTGCTCGCCGGCTGCACGGGCACCACCACGGCCGCACCCACCCCGGTCCGGAGCACCGACCTGACGAGTTCCGACGGCGGCTTCGCCGACAACGCGGTGATCGGTGTCGTGCTGACCGAGGACGCTGGGACCCCGAGCGACTCGGGCGACGGCCGCTCCCTGGCCACCCGGTTCCGCGAGGAGCTGACCGAGGCCGGGTTCCGCCCGGACATCCGCGTCGCCACCGGCGACCAGCCCGCACGGCAGCGTGCGGCGGTCCGCGACCTGGTCCGGACCGGTGCGAAGGCCCTGCTCGTCCGTGCGGCGGATGCGTCGGCGCTCCGCACCGAGCTCCGCACCGCGCACGACGCCGGGGTCGTGGTGGTCGCGCTCGATGGCGCGCTGCCGTCCTCCGGGGGCGGGAACGACGGACTGTCGTCGGACTACCGCGTCGACGGCGGCGACTCGGACGCGGCGCTGGTCAGCCGGGCGGTCGACACGGTGTCGTCGCTGCAGCGCGGCGAGGAGCCGACGAAGCAGTAG
- a CDS encoding MFS transporter produces the protein MTSTTATRPSLFEPRHLVATVGMVAIVAVSAFQNLAMTTIMPVIAADLHGEALYSLSFAAPLAAGVPGMVLAGNWTDRAGGRVVAWVSAALFAVGTAIVMLAPTMPVFLAGRLVEGFGAGAIDVVLYVLVARVFPAELHGAVFAGFAAAWVVPALIGPALAGIVTDAFGWHWVFAGALGIAVVAFACLVPTLRRLHAPALEARPPWQGSRIGWSVGAAAAVLLLNLAPDLPVPVRVASVVVGLVGAWAALRPLLPRRTFTGGPGLPSVVLLRGVLAAGFFGSEAYVPFLLQAQHGLSASAAGLALTVAALSWASASWAHGRLGEDRLPAARAFAVGLGLVLVSLLSALAVAFVGLPAWVLVAGWFVGGAGMGVAYPRTSMLTLRFSREGDDGFASSALTIADASGSVVGLAVAGLLFTAAGGREEPVAFTLVFVAMTLIALVGLVAVRRLGAVPPPPVSDG, from the coding sequence GTGACCTCCACGACGGCGACGCGGCCGAGCCTCTTCGAGCCTCGCCACCTCGTCGCCACCGTGGGCATGGTCGCGATCGTGGCGGTCTCGGCGTTCCAGAACCTGGCGATGACGACGATCATGCCGGTCATCGCCGCTGACCTGCACGGTGAGGCGCTGTACTCGCTGAGCTTCGCCGCACCCCTGGCTGCCGGCGTGCCGGGCATGGTGCTGGCCGGCAACTGGACGGACCGTGCGGGTGGTCGTGTCGTCGCGTGGGTGTCCGCGGCCCTGTTCGCGGTCGGTACCGCGATCGTGATGCTCGCCCCGACCATGCCGGTGTTCCTGGCCGGACGACTGGTCGAGGGGTTCGGCGCCGGCGCGATCGACGTCGTCCTCTACGTGCTGGTCGCCAGGGTCTTCCCCGCCGAGCTGCACGGTGCGGTGTTCGCCGGGTTCGCCGCCGCGTGGGTCGTCCCGGCACTGATCGGTCCGGCGCTCGCGGGCATCGTCACCGATGCGTTCGGCTGGCACTGGGTGTTCGCGGGTGCGCTCGGCATCGCGGTGGTCGCGTTCGCGTGCCTGGTCCCCACGCTCCGCCGTCTGCACGCACCCGCCCTGGAGGCACGCCCGCCCTGGCAGGGCAGCCGCATCGGGTGGTCGGTCGGCGCCGCCGCAGCGGTGCTCCTGCTCAACCTCGCCCCGGACCTGCCCGTGCCGGTCCGGGTCGCCTCGGTCGTCGTCGGGCTCGTCGGGGCCTGGGCGGCACTCCGCCCGCTGCTGCCGCGACGGACCTTCACCGGGGGGCCGGGCCTGCCGTCGGTGGTGCTGCTCCGCGGCGTCCTGGCCGCGGGGTTCTTCGGCAGCGAGGCGTACGTGCCGTTCCTGCTGCAGGCCCAGCACGGGCTGAGCGCCTCGGCCGCCGGGCTCGCCCTGACGGTCGCGGCACTGAGCTGGGCGTCGGCGAGCTGGGCGCACGGCCGGCTCGGCGAGGACCGGTTGCCCGCGGCCCGGGCGTTCGCCGTGGGGCTCGGGCTGGTCCTGGTGAGCCTGCTGTCGGCACTCGCGGTGGCCTTCGTCGGCCTGCCCGCCTGGGTGCTCGTCGCCGGGTGGTTCGTCGGCGGCGCGGGGATGGGCGTCGCCTACCCGCGGACGTCGATGTTGACGCTCCGGTTCTCGCGCGAGGGCGACGACGGCTTCGCGAGTTCCGCCCTGACGATCGCGGACGCCTCGGGCAGCGTCGTCGGCCTCGCGGTGGCCGGGCTGCTGTTCACGGCCGCGGGCGGTCGGGAGGAGCCGGTCGCCTTCACGCTGGTGTTCGTGGCGATGACGCTGATCGCCCTCGTGGGGCTCGTCGCCGTCCGCCGACTCGGAGCGGTCCCGCCCCCGCCGGTGTCGGACGGGTAG
- a CDS encoding cystathionine gamma-synthase, which produces MTEFSTRAIHAGQEPDGPTGAVIPPLYLTSTYVQDGIGGLRGGYEYSRSGNPTRDSLQTLLADLDGGVAAYSFSSGLAGEDALLRAYLEPGARIVMGNDVYGGTHRLANRLHVPWGIDLVTVEMSDPDRVRAALADSPAKTVLWVETPTNPLMKIADIETLAAIGHEAGALVVVDNTFASPALQQPIALGADVVVYSTTKYLGGHSDVVGGAVVLRDQELAEKVAFVQFGGGAISSPFDAWLTIRGIKTLSVRMERHSANAQTVAEALLAHPAVEHVYYPGLPEHPGHDVAAKQMRGFGGMLSVALAGGPEAAKRFAESTELFALAESLGGVESLIGYPSEMTHASVKGTELAVPENVVRLSVGIEDAGDLVADVQQALER; this is translated from the coding sequence ATGACCGAGTTCAGCACCCGCGCCATCCACGCCGGCCAGGAGCCGGACGGCCCCACCGGCGCCGTCATCCCGCCGCTCTACCTGACCTCCACCTACGTGCAGGACGGTATCGGCGGCCTGCGCGGCGGCTACGAGTACTCGCGGTCCGGCAACCCGACCCGCGATTCGCTGCAGACGCTCCTCGCTGACCTCGACGGCGGTGTCGCGGCGTACTCGTTCTCGTCCGGCCTGGCGGGGGAGGACGCCCTGCTCCGCGCCTACCTGGAGCCCGGCGCCCGCATCGTCATGGGCAACGACGTCTACGGCGGCACCCACCGTCTGGCGAACCGCCTGCACGTGCCGTGGGGGATCGACCTCGTCACGGTGGAGATGAGCGACCCCGACCGGGTCCGTGCCGCACTCGCGGACAGCCCGGCGAAGACCGTGCTGTGGGTCGAGACCCCGACGAACCCGCTGATGAAGATCGCCGACATCGAGACCCTGGCCGCGATCGGGCACGAGGCAGGCGCGCTGGTCGTCGTCGACAACACCTTCGCCTCGCCGGCCCTGCAGCAGCCGATCGCCCTCGGCGCCGACGTCGTCGTGTACTCGACGACCAAGTACCTCGGCGGCCACTCGGACGTCGTCGGCGGCGCCGTGGTCCTCCGTGACCAGGAGCTCGCCGAGAAGGTCGCGTTCGTGCAGTTCGGCGGCGGCGCGATCTCGTCGCCGTTCGACGCGTGGCTGACGATCCGCGGGATCAAGACCCTCAGCGTCCGGATGGAGCGGCACTCCGCGAACGCGCAGACCGTCGCCGAGGCGCTCCTCGCCCACCCCGCGGTCGAGCACGTCTACTACCCGGGTCTGCCGGAGCACCCGGGGCACGACGTCGCGGCGAAGCAGATGCGCGGCTTCGGCGGCATGCTGTCGGTGGCGCTCGCCGGGGGTCCCGAGGCGGCGAAGCGGTTCGCCGAGTCGACCGAGCTGTTCGCCCTGGCCGAGTCGCTCGGTGGGGTGGAGTCGCTCATCGGGTACCCGAGCGAGATGACGCACGCCTCGGTCAAGGGCACCGAGCTCGCCGTCCCGGAGAACGTCGTCCGCCTGTCGGTCGGCATCGAGGACGCGGGCGACCTGGTCGCGGACGTGCAGCAGGCGCTCGAGCGCTGA
- a CDS encoding cystathionine beta-synthase: protein MRYANSVVDLVGDTPLVKLNRVTEGIRATVLVKVEYLNPGGSSKDRIATRILDAAEASGELRRGGTIVEPTSGNTGVGLALVAQQRGYRCVFVLPDKVGEDKRNVLTAYGAEIVVTPTAVAPDDPESYYSVSDRLVREIPGAYKPNQYANPNGPRSHYETTGPEIWRDTEGQLTHFVAGVGTGGTISGTGRFLKEASEGRVRIVGADPEGSVYSGGTGRPYLVEGVGEDFWPAAYDAGIPDEIIAVSDAESFAMTRRLAREEGLLVGGSSGMAVVAALRAAESLSEDDVVVVLLPDGGRGYLGKIFNDRWMRSYGFAETDDERSVGDLIAGKDGRLPDLVHAHPSDTIRDVIDIMTKYGVSQMPVLSAEPPVVMGEVAGAVEEKALLGHVFTGAAGMADALAPFVGDPLPLIGIGESLAAARKGLEGADALLVVNDGKPVTVLTRHDLLTYLSE, encoded by the coding sequence GTGCGTTACGCGAACTCCGTCGTCGACCTGGTCGGCGACACCCCGCTGGTCAAGCTGAACCGTGTCACCGAGGGCATCCGGGCGACCGTCCTGGTCAAGGTCGAGTACCTGAACCCGGGCGGCTCGTCGAAGGACCGCATCGCGACGCGGATCCTCGACGCGGCCGAGGCCTCCGGTGAGCTGCGGCGCGGCGGCACCATCGTCGAGCCGACCTCGGGCAACACCGGCGTCGGACTCGCGCTCGTCGCCCAGCAGCGGGGCTACCGCTGCGTGTTCGTGCTGCCGGACAAGGTCGGCGAGGACAAGCGGAACGTCCTCACCGCGTACGGTGCCGAGATCGTCGTCACCCCGACCGCCGTCGCACCGGATGACCCGGAGTCCTACTACTCGGTGTCCGACCGGCTGGTGCGCGAGATCCCGGGCGCGTACAAGCCGAACCAGTACGCCAACCCGAACGGCCCCCGCAGCCACTACGAGACGACCGGTCCCGAGATCTGGCGGGACACCGAGGGACAGCTGACCCACTTCGTCGCGGGCGTGGGCACGGGCGGGACGATCTCCGGCACCGGGCGCTTCCTGAAGGAGGCGTCCGAGGGGCGCGTCCGGATCGTCGGCGCTGACCCCGAGGGCTCCGTCTACTCCGGCGGCACCGGTCGTCCCTACCTGGTCGAGGGTGTCGGCGAGGACTTCTGGCCGGCCGCCTACGACGCCGGGATCCCGGACGAGATCATCGCCGTCTCCGACGCCGAGTCGTTCGCGATGACCCGCCGCCTGGCTCGTGAGGAGGGGCTGCTCGTCGGCGGGTCGAGCGGGATGGCCGTGGTCGCCGCGCTCCGCGCCGCCGAGTCCCTGTCCGAGGACGACGTCGTCGTGGTCCTGCTGCCCGACGGCGGCCGTGGCTACCTCGGCAAGATCTTCAACGACCGGTGGATGCGCTCGTACGGCTTCGCCGAGACCGACGACGAACGCTCCGTCGGGGACCTCATCGCGGGCAAGGACGGTCGCCTGCCCGACCTCGTGCACGCCCACCCGTCGGACACCATCCGCGACGTCATCGACATCATGACGAAGTACGGCGTCTCGCAGATGCCGGTCCTCAGCGCCGAACCGCCGGTCGTGATGGGCGAGGTCGCCGGCGCGGTGGAGGAGAAGGCCCTGCTCGGCCACGTCTTCACCGGCGCAGCGGGGATGGCCGACGCCCTCGCGCCGTTCGTCGGGGACCCGCTGCCGCTGATCGGCATCGGCGAGTCCCTGGCCGCGGCCCGCAAGGGGCTCGAGGGGGCCGACGCGCTGCTCGTCGTGAACGACGGCAAGCCCGTCACGGTCCTCACCCGGCACGACCTCCTCACCTACCTCTCCGAGTGA